One Anas platyrhynchos isolate ZD024472 breed Pekin duck chromosome 2, IASCAAS_PekinDuck_T2T, whole genome shotgun sequence DNA segment encodes these proteins:
- the COX6C gene encoding cytochrome c oxidase subunit 6C, whose translation MSSALLPKPQMRRLLARRMKFHLFGAFFVSLGCAALYKFGVAEPRKKAYAEFYKNYDPMKDFEAMRAAGVFESAPPK comes from the exons ATGTCGTCTGCACTGTTGCCTAAGCCCCAAATGCGGCGCCTCCTGGCCAGGCGGATGAAGTTTCACCTCTTTGGGGCATTTTTTGTGTCTTTAGGATGTGCGGCGCTGTACAAG TTTGGAGTTGCTGAACCCAGGAAAAAAGCTTATGCAGAGTTCTATAAGAACTATGATCCCATGAAGGACTTTGAAGCCATGAGGGCAGCTGGTGTGTTTGAATCTGCGCCGCCCAAATGA